In one Aeromicrobium erythreum genomic region, the following are encoded:
- a CDS encoding class I SAM-dependent methyltransferase, protein MSDGRRDSSGTWQRDHPWAAVYDRISGDPHLGALLWRVGMGSSVEELHRRARRELAAVPAGGTVLDLPCGGGVVLRDLPVDHALHYVAADISPAMLERTRGEAERLGVAADVETRVADVEQLADADETYDLVLTFTSLHCFPDPEAAVHELARVLRSGGRLVGSAFCVDAGLLYLPGHRIGRALGVLGPPVRSTEVRSWLVAAGLVDVRLDRAGALTYFEGTRA, encoded by the coding sequence ATGAGCGACGGCAGGCGCGACTCGAGCGGCACGTGGCAGCGCGACCACCCGTGGGCCGCGGTCTACGACCGGATCAGCGGCGACCCGCACCTCGGGGCGCTGCTGTGGCGGGTCGGCATGGGCTCGAGCGTCGAGGAGCTGCACCGTCGGGCGCGTCGCGAGCTCGCCGCCGTGCCCGCGGGCGGCACGGTGCTGGACCTGCCCTGCGGGGGCGGGGTCGTGCTGCGCGACCTGCCGGTGGACCACGCCCTGCACTACGTGGCTGCCGACATCTCGCCCGCCATGCTCGAGCGCACGCGGGGCGAGGCCGAGCGGCTCGGCGTCGCGGCCGACGTCGAGACCCGCGTGGCCGACGTGGAGCAGCTCGCCGACGCCGACGAGACCTACGACCTCGTGCTCACGTTCACGAGCCTGCACTGCTTCCCCGACCCCGAGGCCGCGGTGCACGAGCTGGCGCGGGTGCTGCGGTCCGGTGGACGACTCGTCGGGAGCGCCTTCTGCGTCGACGCCGGCCTGCTGTACCTCCCGGGGCATCGGATCGGGCGGGCCCTCGGCGTGCTCGGTCCTCCCGTGCGGAGCACCGAGGTGCGCTCCTGGCTCGTCGCGGCCGGCCTCGTCGACGTGCGGCTCGACCGCGCCGGCGCACTCACGTACTTCGAGGGCACCCGCGCCTGA
- a CDS encoding glutamate--cysteine ligase: MDLPFARSERSSVGIEWELALVDADSGDLRQVAQTVLDAVAPAGGGEHPLIRQELLLNTVEVVSRVRRTVAEAGADLQEAIDEIRTVTDPLRVELMSAGTHPFARWDNQKVTDKERYATLIDRTQWWGRQMLIYGVHVHVGIEDRAKVLPISNAMLAYYGHLQVLSASSPFWGGEATGYASNRALMFQQLPTAGLPFHFQEWSELEQYVDDLTTTGVIDVFDEIRWDLRPSPKFGTLEVRVCDGIPTMSELLSISALTHCLVEHFSSELDAGRDLPDLPPWFAQENKWRSARYGMDSWLILDQHAREDLVTADLSRLLLTLEPVAERLGCSEELAGVADIVRTGPSYRRQRRVAEAHDGRLDAVVASLVAEMRAGHPVPVSAP, translated from the coding sequence GTGGACCTTCCCTTCGCGCGCTCCGAGCGCTCGTCCGTCGGGATCGAGTGGGAGCTCGCCCTCGTCGACGCCGACTCGGGCGACCTGCGCCAGGTCGCCCAGACCGTGCTCGACGCCGTCGCCCCCGCCGGCGGGGGCGAGCACCCCCTGATCCGGCAGGAGCTGCTGCTCAACACCGTCGAGGTGGTCTCGCGCGTGCGGCGCACGGTCGCGGAGGCAGGCGCCGACCTGCAGGAGGCCATCGACGAGATCCGCACGGTCACCGACCCGCTGCGCGTCGAGCTGATGAGCGCCGGCACCCACCCGTTCGCGCGGTGGGACAACCAGAAGGTCACCGACAAGGAGCGGTACGCGACGCTCATCGACCGCACGCAGTGGTGGGGCCGGCAGATGCTCATCTACGGCGTGCACGTGCACGTCGGCATCGAGGACCGCGCGAAGGTGCTGCCCATCAGCAACGCGATGCTCGCCTACTACGGCCACCTGCAGGTGCTGAGCGCGTCGTCGCCGTTCTGGGGCGGTGAGGCCACGGGCTACGCGTCGAACCGCGCGCTGATGTTCCAGCAGCTGCCGACGGCGGGTCTGCCGTTCCACTTCCAGGAGTGGTCCGAGCTCGAGCAGTACGTCGACGACCTCACCACCACGGGCGTCATCGACGTGTTCGACGAGATCCGCTGGGACCTGCGCCCGTCGCCGAAGTTCGGCACGCTGGAGGTGCGGGTGTGCGACGGCATCCCGACCATGAGCGAGCTGCTGAGCATCTCGGCGCTCACCCACTGCCTCGTGGAGCACTTCTCGAGCGAGCTCGACGCAGGTCGCGACCTGCCCGACCTGCCGCCGTGGTTCGCGCAGGAGAACAAGTGGCGCTCGGCGCGCTACGGCATGGACTCCTGGCTGATCCTTGACCAGCACGCGCGCGAGGACCTCGTGACCGCCGACCTCTCCCGCCTCCTCCTCACCCTGGAGCCGGTCGCCGAGCGGCTCGGGTGCAGCGAAGAGCTCGCCGGCGTCGCCGACATCGTGCGCACCGGGCCGTCGTACCGACGTCAGCGTCGGGTCGCCGAGGCCCACGACGGACGTCTCGACGCCGTCGTCGCCTCGCTCGTCGCGGAGATGCGCGCCGGTCACCCCGTGCCGGTCAGCGCTCCCTGA
- a CDS encoding sirohydrochlorin chelatase encodes MNPHPTRPALVATSHGTSSPAGRRAVLGLVEAVRRRLPDVDVRDAYVDVQSPTPDDVVAGLAGPAVVVPLLLAPGFHVRVDVARAASAPGCVAAPTLGPDDRLVGALVRRLLEAGTQDADVVVMASAGSSDPVAQACFEQMARDLSVAIGQVVPLGYVGGTGRPLDDVVADVRAQNADRRVVVSSLLMAPGFFHDRVARCDVDVVSRPLLDADPADPRLVDLVVDRYATASAAQGALTGTG; translated from the coding sequence ATGAACCCGCACCCCACCCGTCCCGCGCTCGTCGCGACCAGCCACGGCACGTCGAGCCCCGCAGGTCGGCGGGCGGTGCTCGGCCTCGTCGAGGCGGTGCGTCGCCGGCTGCCCGACGTCGACGTGCGTGACGCGTACGTCGACGTGCAGTCGCCGACGCCCGACGACGTGGTGGCCGGGCTCGCCGGTCCCGCCGTCGTGGTGCCGCTGCTGCTCGCCCCGGGGTTCCACGTGCGGGTCGACGTCGCCCGCGCCGCGTCGGCGCCCGGCTGCGTGGCCGCCCCGACCCTCGGTCCCGACGACCGGCTCGTGGGCGCCCTGGTGCGCCGGCTGCTCGAGGCCGGCACGCAGGACGCCGACGTCGTCGTCATGGCGTCGGCCGGCTCGAGCGACCCGGTCGCACAGGCCTGCTTCGAGCAGATGGCCCGCGACCTGAGCGTCGCCATCGGCCAGGTCGTGCCGCTCGGCTACGTCGGCGGCACCGGTCGTCCGCTCGACGACGTGGTCGCCGACGTCCGGGCGCAGAACGCCGACCGTCGGGTCGTGGTCTCGTCGCTGCTCATGGCCCCGGGGTTCTTCCACGACCGCGTGGCGCGCTGCGACGTCGACGTCGTGAGCCGTCCCCTGCTCGACGCCGACCCGGCCGACCCCCGGCTCGTCGACCTCGTGGTCGACCGCTACGCCACCGCGTCGGCGGCTCAGGGAGCGCTGACCGGCACGGGGTGA
- a CDS encoding uroporphyrinogen-III synthase, whose protein sequence is MNVLRPVLSGTTVLVTAQRRADELSGALQRRGAEVTTASALGVESHLDEAGLLAATRELVADPPDVLVVTTGIGFRGWLDTAEASGLGHDLVEALAQTRIVARGPKARGALQAAGLVPDWVAESETSAEIVQLLLTEGVDGLHVAVQHHGAGDDGIEKALQGGGAVTTTLVVYRWGPPPDPEAVERSVVSATAGGYDAVVFTSAPGASAWLEVVERHDGLDALRALVAAGRLTLAAVGPVTAEPLVSRGFEPLVPERYRLGALVRELIVHLGEDAAAIALPDGQLRLHATTATLDHQPLPVSPSGLAVLRLLAERPGTVCSREQLLAVLPGESTDPHTAEMAVARLREAIGRSAVLTVVKRGYRLAVQEHP, encoded by the coding sequence GACGAGCTGTCCGGCGCCCTGCAGCGGCGCGGCGCCGAGGTGACGACCGCGTCGGCGCTCGGCGTGGAATCCCACCTCGACGAGGCCGGTCTGCTGGCCGCGACCCGCGAGCTCGTCGCCGACCCTCCCGACGTGCTCGTGGTGACCACGGGCATCGGGTTCCGCGGCTGGTTGGACACCGCGGAGGCGTCGGGCCTCGGCCACGACCTCGTCGAGGCCCTCGCGCAGACCCGGATCGTGGCCCGCGGGCCCAAGGCGCGCGGTGCGCTCCAGGCGGCGGGTCTCGTGCCCGACTGGGTCGCGGAGTCCGAGACGTCGGCCGAGATCGTGCAGCTGCTCCTGACGGAGGGCGTCGACGGCCTGCACGTGGCGGTGCAGCACCACGGCGCGGGCGACGACGGCATCGAGAAGGCGCTGCAGGGGGGCGGGGCGGTCACGACGACCCTCGTCGTCTACCGCTGGGGCCCTCCGCCGGACCCCGAGGCCGTCGAGCGCTCGGTGGTCTCGGCGACCGCGGGCGGCTACGACGCGGTCGTGTTCACCTCGGCGCCCGGCGCATCGGCGTGGCTCGAGGTCGTCGAACGGCACGACGGTCTCGACGCGCTGCGCGCCCTGGTCGCGGCGGGCCGGCTGACCCTCGCCGCCGTCGGCCCGGTGACCGCCGAGCCGCTCGTCTCCCGCGGCTTCGAGCCCCTCGTGCCGGAGCGGTACCGCCTCGGGGCCCTCGTGCGGGAGCTGATCGTGCACCTCGGCGAGGACGCCGCCGCGATCGCGCTGCCCGACGGCCAGCTTCGGCTGCACGCCACCACGGCCACGCTCGACCACCAGCCGCTCCCGGTCTCCCCGAGCGGGCTCGCCGTGCTGCGGCTGCTCGCCGAGCGGCCCGGCACCGTGTGCAGCCGCGAGCAGCTGCTCGCCGTCCTGCCCGGGGAGTCGACCGACCCCCACACCGCCGAGATGGCCGTCGCGCGCCTGCGCGAGGCGATCGGCCGGTCCGCCGTCCTCACCGTCGTCAAGCGGGGCTACCGCCTCGCCGTGCAGGAGCACCCATGA